The proteins below are encoded in one region of Candidatus Beckwithbacteria bacterium:
- the nadD gene encoding nicotinate (nicotinamide) nucleotide adenylyltransferase, with the protein MNITLFGGSFNPPHLGHEIVLTQTFDLIPNLNEIWLLPTYQHTFVKNNDLAPVNFRLAMAKLLATDRIKVQTCEIDKKMSGQTIDSVKFLKKTYPQHQFSFLMGSDQLKTFDLWNDWQKLLKLMTFYIYPRAGFTFQPLYPNMKTLEHPLQVITNISSTIVRKRLQAGLTINHLVPEKIAAYINKNRLYI; encoded by the coding sequence ATGAATATAACTCTTTTCGGCGGCAGTTTCAACCCACCGCACCTCGGCCACGAAATTGTTTTAACCCAGACTTTTGACTTAATCCCAAACTTAAATGAAATTTGGCTTCTGCCCACCTACCAGCACACTTTTGTCAAAAATAACGATTTAGCTCCGGTCAATTTCCGCCTCGCCATGGCAAAATTATTAGCCACGGACCGCATTAAAGTCCAAACCTGCGAAATCGATAAAAAAATGTCCGGACAAACCATTGACTCGGTTAAATTTTTAAAAAAGACTTATCCGCAGCACCAATTTTCTTTCCTGATGGGCTCGGACCAGTTAAAAACTTTTGACCTCTGGAATGACTGGCAGAAATTATTAAAACTCATGACTTTTTACATCTACCCCCGCGCCGGCTTTACTTTTCAGCCGCTTTATCCCAACATGAAAACTCTGGAACATCCTTTACAAGTCATTACCAATATTTCCTCTACCATTGTCCGCAAACGCCTCCAAGCCGGCCTAACCATTAACCACCTCGTTCCTGAAAAAATTGCCGCCTATATTAATAAAAACCGTCTCTATATTTGA